From Pseudomonas sp. B21-028, one genomic window encodes:
- a CDS encoding DUF2063 domain-containing protein, whose product MSSQAAFTAALLDIRQPCPDGLCCANGADPASRFAVYRNNVQGSLINALADAYPVVRQLVGDEFFRAMAAAHVQTSAPHSPVMSGYGADLADFIESFEPAFSLPYLADVARLERLRTVAYHAADAHSLGHEQIAAAMADPQSLDGLCVTFHLSVRLLDSAFAIVAIWVAHQTDMTLAEIDPNQGQCALVLRNGLEVEVFALDPGAFSFIRNLHNGQPLGQALAGAPTFDVAQTLALLISHGAITRLHHDKVSP is encoded by the coding sequence ATGAGCAGCCAAGCCGCGTTCACCGCAGCCCTGCTCGACATCCGGCAACCGTGTCCGGATGGCTTGTGCTGCGCCAACGGTGCGGACCCGGCGAGCCGTTTCGCCGTGTATCGCAACAACGTCCAGGGTTCGCTGATCAACGCATTGGCGGACGCCTACCCGGTGGTCCGGCAGTTGGTCGGCGATGAATTCTTCCGCGCCATGGCGGCCGCTCATGTGCAAACCTCAGCGCCCCACAGCCCGGTGATGAGTGGCTATGGCGCGGATCTGGCCGACTTTATTGAAAGCTTCGAACCGGCGTTTTCCCTGCCATACCTGGCAGATGTTGCCCGGCTGGAAAGGTTGCGCACCGTCGCCTATCACGCCGCTGACGCTCACTCCTTGGGCCATGAGCAGATCGCCGCGGCTATGGCCGATCCACAATCCCTGGACGGTCTGTGCGTCACCTTTCATCTGTCCGTGCGCCTGCTCGATTCAGCGTTCGCGATCGTCGCGATCTGGGTCGCCCATCAGACAGATATGACGCTCGCCGAGATCGACCCGAACCAGGGGCAATGCGCATTGGTCCTGCGCAATGGACTCGAGGTTGAAGTGTTTGCCCTCGACCCTGGTGCCTTCAGCTTTATCCGCAACTTGCACAACGGCCAACCGCTCGGGCAGGCCCTGGCCGGTGCTCCCACGTTCGACGTTGCACAAACCCTGGCACTGCTGATCAGTCACGGCGCCATTACCCGCCTGCATCACGACAAGGTATCGCCATGA
- a CDS encoding MFS transporter encodes MQNSTQAANAWRILFLLFLANLFNFFDRTIPAIIIEPIRMEWSLSDFQIGIIGTAFTIVYAIAGLPLGRMADTGSRSKLMGWGLAAWSGLTAVNGLVGSFWAFLLVRMGIGIGEASYAPAANSLIGDLFPAHRRARAMGIFMLGLPIGLLLAFFTIGAMVKAFDSWRAPFFIAAVPGLVLAVFMFFIKEPKRGAAETVPVSQEKIDRPIRRVLAIPTFLWLVLAGLCFNFATYACNSFLVPMLQRYFLMPLHEAAVATGIMVGVTGLFGLTLGGWIADKIHQRVANGRLLFAGFSLIISTLTTAWALHAGRIEIGVFVAVFSVGWLFAYTFYTCVYTAIQDVVEPRLRATAMALFFAGLYLLGGGLGPVVVGGLSDYFARTAMAAAGVPQMTEAFKAIGLHDAMYLIPVALFLTMVFLFLASRCFARDARRMKEGMSAQVEPGIVVATA; translated from the coding sequence ATGCAGAACTCGACCCAAGCGGCGAATGCCTGGCGCATTCTGTTCCTGTTGTTTCTGGCCAACCTGTTCAATTTTTTCGATCGCACCATTCCGGCGATCATCATCGAGCCGATCCGCATGGAATGGAGCCTCAGCGACTTCCAGATCGGCATCATCGGCACTGCGTTCACCATCGTGTACGCCATTGCCGGCCTGCCGCTGGGGCGCATGGCCGATACCGGTTCGCGCAGCAAGTTGATGGGCTGGGGGCTGGCGGCCTGGAGCGGGCTGACGGCCGTCAATGGCCTGGTGGGCAGTTTCTGGGCGTTCCTGTTGGTGCGCATGGGCATCGGCATTGGCGAGGCCAGTTATGCGCCGGCTGCCAACTCGCTGATCGGTGACCTGTTCCCGGCCCACCGTCGGGCGCGGGCCATGGGGATCTTCATGCTGGGCCTGCCGATCGGATTGCTGTTGGCGTTCTTTACCATCGGGGCGATGGTCAAGGCCTTCGACAGCTGGCGCGCGCCGTTCTTTATTGCGGCGGTGCCGGGGCTGGTGCTGGCGGTCTTCATGTTCTTTATCAAGGAGCCCAAGCGCGGTGCTGCGGAAACCGTGCCGGTGTCTCAGGAGAAAATCGACCGGCCGATCCGTCGGGTGCTGGCGATTCCCACTTTTCTGTGGCTGGTGCTGGCGGGGTTGTGTTTCAACTTCGCCACCTATGCCTGCAACTCGTTCCTGGTGCCGATGTTGCAGCGTTACTTCCTGATGCCCCTGCACGAAGCCGCCGTGGCCACCGGGATCATGGTGGGCGTGACCGGGTTGTTCGGGCTGACCCTGGGCGGCTGGATCGCCGACAAGATTCATCAGCGCGTTGCCAATGGCCGGTTGCTGTTCGCTGGGTTCAGTCTGATCATTTCCACACTGACCACGGCTTGGGCATTGCATGCCGGACGGATTGAAATCGGCGTGTTCGTTGCGGTGTTCAGCGTCGGTTGGCTGTTTGCCTATACCTTCTATACCTGCGTGTACACGGCGATCCAGGACGTCGTGGAGCCGCGCCTGCGGGCGACGGCGATGGCGTTGTTCTTTGCCGGGCTGTACCTGCTCGGCGGCGGCCTGGGGCCGGTGGTGGTCGGCGGTCTGTCGGACTACTTCGCCCGCACGGCCATGGCCGCTGCCGGTGTCCCGCAGATGACCGAGGCGTTCAAGGCCATCGGTTTGCACGACGCGATGTACCTGATTCCGGTGGCGCTGTTCCTGACCATGGTGTTCCTGTTCCTGGCATCGCGCTGTTTCGCCCGCGATGCCAGGCGGATGAAGGAGGGGATGAGTGCGCAGGTGGAGCCGGGGATTGTGGTGGCGACGGCTTGA
- a CDS encoding branched-chain amino acid ABC transporter substrate-binding protein gives MTKATKQISKLFAAMVLAGVASHSFAADTIKIGIAGPKTGPVTQYGDMQFVGAKQAIKDINAKGGVDGKMLEAMEYDDACDPKQAVAVANKVVNDGVKFVVGHLCSSSTQPASDIYEDEGVIMITPAATSPEITARGYKLVFRTIGLDSAQGPAAGNYIADHVKPKVVAVLHDKQQYGEGIASAVKQTLEKKGVKVAVFEGLNAGDKDFSSIIQKLKQNNVDFVYYGGYHPELGLILRQSKEKGLNAKFMGPEGVGNDSISQIAQGASEGLLVTLPKSFDADPENQAIVAAIKADGKDPSGPFVFPAYSAVELIAEGIKAAKSEDTAKVSEAIHKGTFKTPTGELSFNEKGDLKDFKFVVYQWHFGKPKTEVSPQ, from the coding sequence ATGACTAAGGCTACTAAGCAGATTTCCAAACTGTTTGCCGCTATGGTTCTGGCCGGGGTTGCCAGCCATTCGTTCGCCGCCGACACCATCAAGATCGGCATCGCCGGTCCGAAAACCGGTCCGGTGACCCAGTACGGCGATATGCAATTCGTTGGCGCGAAACAAGCCATCAAGGACATCAATGCCAAGGGCGGCGTCGACGGCAAGATGCTCGAAGCCATGGAATACGATGATGCCTGCGACCCTAAACAGGCCGTAGCCGTGGCGAACAAAGTGGTCAACGATGGCGTCAAGTTCGTCGTCGGCCACCTGTGCTCCAGCTCCACCCAACCGGCTTCGGACATCTACGAAGACGAAGGCGTGATCATGATCACCCCAGCAGCCACCAGCCCGGAAATCACCGCCCGTGGCTACAAGCTGGTCTTCCGCACCATCGGCCTGGACAGCGCCCAAGGCCCTGCCGCCGGCAACTACATCGCCGACCACGTCAAGCCGAAAGTCGTTGCGGTCCTGCACGACAAACAGCAATACGGTGAAGGCATCGCCAGCGCCGTCAAGCAGACCCTCGAGAAGAAAGGCGTGAAAGTCGCCGTATTCGAAGGCCTGAACGCCGGTGACAAGGACTTCTCCTCGATCATCCAGAAGCTCAAGCAGAACAACGTCGACTTCGTTTACTACGGCGGCTACCACCCAGAGCTGGGCCTGATCCTGCGTCAATCCAAGGAAAAAGGCCTGAACGCCAAGTTCATGGGGCCTGAAGGCGTCGGCAACGACTCCATCTCGCAAATTGCCCAGGGCGCTTCCGAAGGCCTGCTGGTGACCCTGCCGAAATCCTTCGACGCCGATCCCGAGAACCAGGCAATCGTTGCGGCCATCAAGGCCGACGGCAAGGATCCAAGCGGCCCGTTCGTGTTCCCGGCCTACTCCGCCGTCGAGCTGATCGCCGAAGGTATCAAGGCCGCCAAGAGCGAAGACACCGCCAAGGTTTCCGAAGCCATCCACAAAGGCACCTTCAAGACCCCGACCGGCGAACTGTCGTTCAACGAGAAAGGCGACCTGAAGGACTTCAAATTCGTGGTCTACCAGTGGCACTTCGGCAAACCGAAAACCGAAGTTTCCCCTCAGTAA
- a CDS encoding high-affinity branched-chain amino acid ABC transporter permease LivM: MSKYLKQALFSALLVWAVAFPVLGLKLSIVGVNLEVHGTGPLTLSVIALCSVLMFLRVLFSQQVNAVLRSSHGPLVSPKVSQFLTLPRTQRRIIIGLIVVALIWPFFGSRGAVDIATLILIYVLLGLGLNIVVGLAGLLDLGYVGFYAVGAYSYALLSHYLGLSFWICLPIAGMMAATFGFLLGFPVLRLRGDYLAIVTLGFGEIIRLFLRNLTDLTGGPNGISNIPKPTFFGLSFDRNAAEGMQTFHEFFGLTYNPVSKVVFLYLVALLLALAALFVINRLLRMPIGRAWEALREDEIACRALGLNPTVIKLSAFTLGAAFAGFAGSFFAARQGLVTPESFTFIESAIILAIVVLGGMGSQLGVILAAIVMILLPEMMREFSEYRMLMFGALMVLMMIWRPQGLLPMQRPHMELRK; the protein is encoded by the coding sequence ATGAGCAAATATCTTAAACAGGCGCTGTTCAGCGCCCTGCTGGTCTGGGCCGTAGCCTTTCCGGTGCTCGGCCTCAAGCTGAGCATTGTCGGCGTCAACCTTGAAGTGCACGGTACCGGCCCGCTGACGCTGAGCGTCATTGCCTTGTGCTCGGTGCTGATGTTCCTGCGGGTGCTGTTCAGCCAACAGGTCAACGCCGTGCTGCGCTCCAGCCATGGCCCGCTGGTTTCGCCCAAGGTCAGCCAGTTCCTGACCCTGCCACGCACCCAGCGCCGGATCATCATCGGCCTGATCGTGGTTGCCCTGATCTGGCCGTTCTTCGGCTCCCGAGGGGCAGTGGATATCGCCACCCTGATCCTGATCTACGTGTTGCTGGGCCTGGGCCTGAACATCGTGGTCGGCCTGGCCGGGCTGCTTGACCTGGGTTATGTGGGATTCTACGCGGTGGGCGCCTACAGCTACGCGCTGCTCTCCCACTACTTGGGCCTGAGCTTCTGGATCTGCCTGCCGATCGCCGGGATGATGGCGGCCACGTTCGGCTTCCTGCTGGGCTTCCCGGTGCTGCGCCTGCGGGGCGACTACCTGGCCATCGTGACCTTGGGCTTCGGTGAGATCATCCGCTTGTTCCTGCGTAACCTCACCGACCTCACCGGCGGCCCCAACGGCATCAGCAACATTCCCAAGCCGACCTTCTTCGGATTGAGTTTCGACCGCAATGCGGCCGAGGGCATGCAGACCTTCCACGAGTTCTTCGGGCTGACCTACAACCCGGTGAGCAAAGTGGTGTTCCTCTACCTGGTTGCACTGTTGCTGGCCCTGGCCGCGCTGTTCGTCATCAACCGCCTGCTGCGCATGCCCATCGGCCGTGCGTGGGAAGCGCTGCGCGAAGACGAAATCGCCTGCCGTGCCCTGGGTCTCAACCCGACCGTGATCAAGCTGTCGGCCTTCACCCTGGGTGCCGCTTTCGCCGGTTTCGCCGGCAGCTTCTTCGCTGCCCGCCAGGGCCTGGTGACGCCGGAATCCTTCACCTTCATCGAGTCGGCGATCATCCTCGCCATCGTGGTGCTGGGCGGGATGGGCTCGCAGCTGGGTGTGATCCTGGCCGCCATCGTGATGATCCTGCTACCCGAAATGATGCGTGAGTTCAGCGAATACCGCATGTTGATGTTCGGCGCCTTGATGGTGCTGATGATGATCTGGCGTCCTCAAGGTCTGCTGCCTATGCAACGCCCCCACATGGAGCTGCGCAAATGA
- a CDS encoding DUF2282 domain-containing protein, with protein MSATTRTLSASALVLALGSALSIAAVSTVHAADDNMEKCFGVAMKGQNNCAAGAGTTCAGTAKMDYQSNAWKLVPKGTCMTTMSKTSPTGFGQLEAYKAKS; from the coding sequence ATGTCCGCTACCACCCGTACCCTGTCCGCCTCCGCCCTGGTCCTGGCCCTCGGCTCCGCGTTGAGCATCGCCGCCGTATCGACCGTCCACGCCGCTGACGACAATATGGAAAAATGCTTCGGCGTGGCCATGAAAGGGCAAAACAATTGCGCCGCCGGCGCCGGTACCACCTGCGCCGGTACCGCCAAGATGGACTACCAAAGCAACGCCTGGAAGCTCGTCCCGAAAGGCACTTGCATGACCACCATGAGCAAGACCTCGCCCACCGGTTTCGGTCAGCTCGAAGCCTACAAAGCCAAGTCCTGA
- a CDS encoding DUF692 domain-containing protein: MTTSYAFASTGTQAANVELPTRAGLGLKAGHFEQVLGSRPDIGFFEVHAENYMVDGGPFHHLLGLIRELYPLSLHGVGLSIGSEGKLDATHLQRLAELIDRYQPQAFSEHLAWSSHGQVFLNDLLPLAYDAPTLNRVCAHIGQVQDTLKRPMLLENPATYLAFQRSTLDEADFISEVIRRTGCGLLLDVNNLYVSCINHQRDPLAYLDALPLQAVGEIHLAGFAEDSDNLGDRLLIDDHGAPIDLAVWTLYRQALERVGPVATLIERDNQVPAFGVLLAEAHQADALLQSARRPT, encoded by the coding sequence ATGACCACGTCTTACGCATTTGCTTCTACCGGCACTCAAGCAGCCAACGTCGAGCTCCCGACCCGTGCCGGGCTGGGGCTCAAGGCCGGGCACTTCGAGCAAGTGCTCGGTTCAAGGCCGGACATCGGTTTCTTTGAAGTCCACGCCGAAAACTACATGGTGGACGGTGGTCCGTTCCACCATCTCCTAGGATTGATCCGCGAGCTGTATCCGCTGTCGCTGCACGGCGTCGGCCTGTCCATCGGTAGCGAGGGCAAGCTGGATGCGACACACCTGCAGCGCCTCGCCGAACTGATCGACCGCTATCAGCCCCAAGCCTTTTCCGAACACCTGGCCTGGTCGAGCCATGGCCAGGTGTTCCTCAACGACCTGCTGCCCCTGGCTTACGACGCACCGACCTTGAACCGCGTCTGCGCCCATATCGGACAAGTGCAGGACACCCTCAAGCGCCCGATGCTGCTGGAAAACCCTGCCACCTACCTGGCGTTCCAGCGCTCGACCCTCGACGAGGCGGACTTCATCAGCGAAGTCATTCGCCGTACTGGCTGCGGACTGTTGCTGGACGTCAACAATCTCTACGTTTCCTGCATCAATCATCAACGCGATCCACTGGCCTACCTCGATGCCCTGCCGCTGCAGGCCGTCGGCGAGATTCATCTGGCCGGGTTTGCCGAAGACTCCGACAACCTGGGCGACCGTTTGCTGATCGATGATCATGGCGCGCCCATCGATCTGGCGGTCTGGACTCTGTACCGACAGGCGCTGGAGCGGGTCGGTCCGGTGGCCACCCTGATCGAGCGGGATAACCAGGTACCCGCCTTCGGCGTCCTGTTGGCCGAAGCCCATCAGGCCGACGCGCTGTTGCAGTCAGCGAGGAGGCCGACATGA
- the livH gene encoding high-affinity branched-chain amino acid ABC transporter permease LivH, whose translation MPEIYHFFQQLVNGLTIGSTYALIAIGYTMVYGIIGMINFAHGEVYMIGSYVAFIALAGLAMLGIHSLPLLMTAAFIASIVVTSAYGYSIERVAYQPLRGSNRLIPLISAIGMSLFLQNTVLLSQDSKDKSIPNLIPGSFSFGPGGAEEVLISYMQIVVFVVTLIAMLGLTLFISRSRLGRACRACAEDIKMANLLGINTNNIIALTFVIGAALAAVAAVLLSMQYGVINPNAGFLVGLKAFTAAVLGGIGSIPGAMLGGLVLGVAEAFGADIFGDQYKDVVAFGLLVLVLLFRPTGILGRPEVEKV comes from the coding sequence ATGCCTGAGATCTATCACTTTTTCCAACAGCTGGTTAATGGCCTGACCATTGGCAGCACCTATGCCTTGATAGCCATTGGCTACACAATGGTTTACGGCATCATTGGAATGATTAACTTCGCCCATGGCGAGGTCTACATGATCGGTTCCTACGTGGCGTTCATTGCCCTTGCCGGGCTGGCCATGCTGGGTATCCACTCACTGCCGCTGTTGATGACCGCCGCGTTCATAGCGTCGATCGTCGTGACCAGTGCCTATGGCTACAGTATCGAGCGTGTTGCCTACCAGCCCTTGCGTGGCAGCAACCGTCTGATTCCGCTGATTTCCGCCATCGGCATGTCGTTGTTCCTGCAAAACACCGTATTGCTGTCCCAGGACTCCAAGGACAAGTCCATTCCCAACCTGATCCCGGGGAGTTTCTCCTTCGGCCCGGGCGGTGCTGAAGAAGTCCTGATTTCCTACATGCAGATCGTGGTCTTCGTCGTGACCCTGATCGCCATGCTCGGCCTGACCCTGTTCATCTCCCGTTCCCGCCTGGGCCGCGCCTGTCGCGCCTGTGCCGAGGACATCAAGATGGCCAACCTGCTGGGCATCAACACCAACAACATCATCGCCCTGACCTTCGTCATCGGTGCCGCGCTGGCGGCCGTCGCTGCCGTGCTGCTGAGCATGCAGTACGGCGTGATCAACCCGAACGCCGGTTTCCTGGTAGGCCTGAAGGCCTTTACCGCGGCGGTACTGGGTGGCATCGGCAGTATTCCGGGGGCGATGCTCGGCGGGCTGGTGCTGGGGGTGGCCGAAGCATTCGGCGCCGATATCTTCGGAGACCAGTACAAGGACGTGGTTGCGTTCGGTCTCCTGGTCCTGGTTCTGTTGTTCCGGCCGACCGGCATCCTGGGCCGCCCGGAGGTTGAGAAAGTATGA
- a CDS encoding ABC transporter ATP-binding protein, with the protein MLQFENVSTFYGKIQALHSVNVDVRQGEIVTLIGANGAGKSTLLMTLCGSPQAHSGSIRYMGEELVGQDSSEIMRKSIAVVPEGRRVFARLTVEENLAMGGFFTDKGDFQEQMDKVLHLFPRLKERFTQRGGTMSGGEQQMLAIGRALMSKPKLLLLDEPSLGLAPIIIQQIFDIIEQLRKDGVTVFLVEQNANQALKIADRAYVLENGRVVMQGTGEALLTDPKVREAYLGG; encoded by the coding sequence ATGCTGCAGTTCGAAAACGTTTCCACCTTCTACGGCAAGATCCAGGCCCTGCACAGCGTCAACGTGGACGTGCGCCAGGGCGAAATCGTGACGCTGATCGGCGCCAACGGTGCTGGCAAGTCCACCCTGCTGATGACCCTCTGCGGTTCGCCCCAGGCCCACAGCGGCAGCATCCGCTACATGGGTGAGGAACTGGTGGGCCAGGACTCGTCAGAGATCATGCGCAAGAGCATTGCGGTGGTGCCGGAAGGCCGTCGGGTGTTTGCCCGGCTGACCGTGGAAGAGAACCTCGCCATGGGCGGATTCTTCACCGACAAGGGCGATTTTCAGGAACAGATGGACAAGGTCCTGCACCTTTTCCCACGCCTGAAAGAACGCTTTACTCAGCGCGGCGGCACCATGTCCGGTGGTGAACAGCAAATGCTCGCCATCGGCCGCGCGCTGATGAGCAAGCCCAAGCTGCTGCTGCTCGACGAGCCCTCCCTGGGCCTGGCACCGATCATCATTCAGCAGATCTTCGACATCATCGAACAGCTGCGCAAGGATGGCGTGACAGTGTTCCTGGTGGAGCAGAACGCCAACCAGGCCCTGAAAATCGCCGACCGGGCGTATGTGCTGGAGAACGGTCGCGTGGTGATGCAGGGCACCGGTGAAGCGCTGCTGACCGATCCGAAGGTGCGCGAGGCGTACCTGGGTGGTTGA
- a CDS encoding DoxX family protein, whose translation MNSPVTRVITLLEKIPHSLIAFIARFSIAAVFWKSGQTKVEGLAIDLIDGTFQLGWPHLADSTIPLFKSEYAIPLLSPDIAAHLAAFAEHFFPILILLGFATRFSALALLGMTLTIQLFVYPDAYPTHGTWAAVLLYLMARGPGVLSVDHRIAVWERARSR comes from the coding sequence ATGAACAGCCCCGTCACCCGCGTCATTACCCTGCTGGAGAAAATCCCCCACAGCCTGATCGCATTCATTGCGCGGTTTTCCATCGCGGCGGTGTTCTGGAAATCCGGGCAAACCAAGGTCGAAGGCTTGGCCATCGACCTGATCGACGGCACCTTCCAGCTCGGATGGCCGCACCTGGCCGACTCAACCATCCCGTTATTCAAGAGTGAATACGCCATCCCGCTGCTGTCTCCGGACATCGCCGCACACCTCGCCGCGTTCGCCGAGCACTTCTTTCCGATCCTGATTCTGCTGGGGTTTGCCACGCGGTTTTCGGCACTGGCGCTGCTGGGCATGACCCTGACCATTCAGCTGTTCGTCTATCCCGATGCCTATCCGACCCACGGCACCTGGGCAGCGGTGTTGCTTTACCTGATGGCTCGCGGCCCCGGCGTGCTGTCCGTCGACCACCGGATTGCCGTGTGGGAGCGAGCCCGCTCGCGATAG
- a CDS encoding DUF2288 domain-containing protein, producing the protein MNQEPSTLYAKLLGETASITWKELEPFFAKGALLWVEPALDLIAAAEAVAQDEGDKVAAWLAAGQLAKLSETRALDFLERDPVLWAVVVSPWIMIQERASN; encoded by the coding sequence ATGAATCAAGAACCTAGCACCCTCTATGCCAAACTGCTTGGAGAAACTGCATCCATTACCTGGAAAGAACTGGAGCCGTTCTTTGCCAAGGGTGCCCTGTTATGGGTCGAACCTGCACTGGATTTGATCGCTGCCGCCGAGGCTGTCGCTCAGGACGAAGGCGATAAAGTCGCCGCCTGGCTGGCCGCCGGGCAGCTCGCCAAGCTGTCTGAAACGCGGGCGCTGGATTTTCTGGAGCGCGATCCAGTGCTGTGGGCGGTGGTGGTTTCGCCCTGGATAATGATCCAGGAAAGGGCGTCGAATTGA
- a CDS encoding LysR family transcriptional regulator → MSEMDDLAAFAVLIDAGSFTLAAQQLGCSKGQLSKRISLLESRFSVVLLQRTTRRLSLTAAGAALLPQAQALLVQVERARQALARLKDDISGPVRMTVPVSLGETFFEGLLLEFARTYPDVQIELELNNGYRDLTRDGFDLAIRSDAAIDERLVARPLLAWHEMTCASPAYLDQYGEPQTPQALAEHRCLLNSHYSGREEWLYHQQHELLRVRVSGPFASNHYSLLKKAALAGAGIARLPSYLLNEELVDGRLCWLLRDFQTRRMPMYLVHPYQGGLPKRTQVLADYLIAWFKRSGEALDRLQQ, encoded by the coding sequence ATGAGCGAGATGGATGACCTGGCGGCGTTCGCCGTGTTGATCGATGCCGGCAGCTTTACCCTGGCGGCCCAGCAATTGGGATGCAGCAAGGGCCAGTTGTCCAAGCGCATCAGCCTGCTGGAAAGCCGCTTTTCGGTGGTGTTGCTGCAGCGCACCACCCGGCGCCTGAGTCTCACGGCGGCCGGGGCGGCCTTGCTACCCCAGGCCCAAGCGTTGTTGGTTCAAGTGGAAAGGGCGCGTCAGGCCCTGGCCCGATTGAAAGACGATATTTCCGGGCCGGTGCGCATGACGGTTCCGGTGTCGTTGGGCGAAACCTTCTTTGAGGGATTGCTGCTGGAATTTGCCCGCACGTATCCCGACGTGCAGATCGAACTGGAACTCAACAACGGCTATCGCGACCTGACCCGGGACGGTTTCGACCTGGCGATCCGCTCCGACGCCGCCATCGATGAGCGACTGGTCGCCCGTCCGTTGCTGGCGTGGCACGAGATGACCTGCGCCAGCCCGGCCTATCTCGATCAGTATGGCGAACCACAAACGCCTCAGGCGCTGGCTGAGCATCGCTGCCTGCTCAACAGCCACTACAGCGGTCGGGAAGAGTGGCTGTACCACCAGCAACACGAACTGCTGCGGGTCCGGGTATCGGGACCGTTTGCCAGCAATCACTACAGCTTGCTGAAAAAAGCCGCCTTGGCGGGTGCCGGAATCGCCCGGCTGCCGTCCTACCTGCTGAATGAAGAATTGGTTGATGGGCGCTTGTGCTGGCTCCTACGGGATTTTCAGACCCGTCGCATGCCGATGTACCTGGTGCACCCCTATCAGGGCGGCTTGCCCAAGCGCACCCAGGTGCTGGCCGATTACCTGATTGCCTGGTTCAAGCGCAGTGGTGAGGCGCTGGACCGGCTCCAGCAATAA
- the livG gene encoding high-affinity branched-chain amino acid ABC transporter ATP-binding protein LivG, translating into MSREILKVENLSMRFGGLLAVNGVALTVKEKQVVALIGPNGAGKTTVFNCLTGFYQPTGGSILLDGEPIQGLPGHKIALKGVVRTFQNVRLFKDMTAIENLLIAQHRHLNTNFFAGLFKTPSFRKSEREAMEYAEYWLEKVNLTEFANRTAGTLAYGQQRRLEIARCMMTRPRILMLDEPAAGLNPRETEDLKALIGVLREEHNVTVLLIEHDMKLVMSISDHIVVINQGTPLANGTPEQIRDNPEVIKAYLGEA; encoded by the coding sequence ATGAGCCGCGAGATCCTCAAGGTTGAAAACCTAAGCATGCGCTTCGGCGGCCTGCTGGCGGTCAATGGCGTGGCCCTGACCGTGAAAGAGAAACAGGTGGTTGCCTTGATCGGGCCGAACGGCGCGGGCAAGACCACGGTGTTCAACTGCCTGACCGGCTTCTACCAGCCAACTGGCGGCAGCATCCTGCTGGACGGCGAGCCGATCCAGGGCCTGCCGGGGCACAAGATCGCCCTCAAGGGCGTGGTGCGCACCTTCCAGAACGTGCGGTTGTTCAAGGACATGACGGCCATCGAGAACCTCTTGATCGCCCAGCATCGTCACCTGAACACCAACTTCTTCGCTGGTCTGTTCAAGACCCCGTCGTTCCGCAAGAGCGAACGCGAAGCGATGGAGTACGCCGAGTACTGGCTGGAAAAGGTCAATCTCACGGAGTTCGCCAACCGTACCGCCGGCACCCTGGCCTACGGTCAACAGCGGCGCCTGGAAATCGCCCGCTGCATGATGACCCGTCCGCGGATCCTCATGCTCGACGAACCGGCCGCCGGCCTGAACCCGAGGGAAACCGAAGACCTGAAAGCCCTGATCGGCGTGCTGCGTGAGGAGCACAACGTCACGGTGCTGCTGATCGAGCACGACATGAAACTGGTCATGAGCATTTCCGACCACATCGTGGTGATCAACCAGGGCACTCCCCTGGCCAACGGCACGCCGGAACAGATCCGGGACAATCCTGAAGTGATCAAAGCCTACCTGGGGGAAGCGTAA